DNA from Strigops habroptila isolate Jane chromosome 6, bStrHab1.2.pri, whole genome shotgun sequence:
CCCTCCTGTGTGACactgtgctttggttttcctccaccctgctgcctgctggaaaGGGTGCTTGGACAAGAGATGATCCCAAACTGCCCTCTGAGGATTCATCACAAAGAATATCCCATGGCAGATACagtcagaagagagaaacaataCTTTTATTGTGGGCATCAACTATGGGGCAGCCACCCCACCAGCATTTGCTCAAGGGAGGAGGCAGACAGAGTCCTCTGCACAGCCAAGCTCTGATGGgccaggaaggcagcagctggcTGCTCAATATAGCCTACTTTTCCCAGTCACATCCAGCACAGCCTCGAGCAGGAGCAGGTCCTCCTTGGAAGGGCTCGGCAGGTTTGGCCCAACACAGCCAGCCAGGTTGCTGGAGCTCATCCTGCTGGTGGCTGCACTATGCCCaatgtgctgcaggagggataGCGGCTGTTTCAGGACATTAGCCACGGCCAACTTCTCAGCCTTCTCAGCCACCCTGAGGGAACAGGAATACAAGGTTCATCAAGCACATGTTGCCCTCAGCCATCCCCACACTTGCCCAAGGCAGGGAAGCCAACAGCTGTGTTGCACAGCTTTCCAAGGGCTCTCAGCCAGTGGTCAGGGCTCCTCAATAGGCGAGCTGCTGCCCATGCTTATGTTTTCACCCTTCCACCTTCTCCTGGTGGTCTTCTGCTTGGCTGCGATCCAGTCCTTGTAGAGACTGTTCATGAGGAGCGTGAAGGGGATACTTCAGAGGAAGTCCTGCAAGGCCCAGGCTTCCATGTGAGCCTTTGCACCctccaggcaggcagccagGAGCTCCTCCATGGAGCTGCAGGTCAGAAGTGGTCACCTTCAAGATGACATCCAGCAGCACGGCAGATTGGCTTTCCAGGGCAATGGCTGCACCCCAGTCCAAGGCCTCTTTGGGCAGGGCACCCCTGCCCAAAGCAGCTCTCACAGCACTGTACTGCCAGTGGCTAGGCAGAATATCCCCTCTGCTGACGgcccttcctgctgcaggacagccagcagctcctgcaggagatGCACGAGGACAGTTGCTTGGCTGAGGAGCTGCCTGCCAACAGCACGGGCTGGATCACTGCCCCACACCTTGCTCTTTGCTGGGGGTGAAGAGCCCTGTACCCCATCTCCAGATCTCCTGGGGGCaggcatccaccacctccccaGAGCAGACAGATCAGGGCTGGCCTCCCTTGGGCTCTCCAACCAGCATGGTGACACTCACAGCATCAGTGAGCACAGATCAACTGCTGGCAGGAGGTTGCCTTTCTTGCCAAAATTCACCTGGTGAGCAGCAAAATTCACCTGATTTGAGGCTAAGTGGGACCACTGGAGGCCCTTGCTTGGCATCAGTCTACAAGAACCAGGCTGTGCCTTGAGGGTAGCCCTTCAGAAGAAAAGGCCACCTGAGCTGCAGCCACTCTCACCTTTGCCTGGCCCTCCAGCAGACTCTTCAGGCTCCCGGTGCTGAATGTCCTCCACTGGgcaagaaagaggagaagaaggtGAGCAGCAAtgcctctgctgctcagctgcaggaccAGTGCTTGGGGACACAGCCCAGGCCAGAGAGACACTCATGccatggcagcagctcagctccttcTCCAAGACTTGAAGCGATGGGAGACTGCTCTCTTGAGCTCTGTTGGCTCCTTCTGGTGCCCTGTGCACCAGCAAGCTACAGGGACAGAGCTGGCTGAGCCCCACGCTGCCTCTTCTTTCTTGTCAGGCAGCTCTGCCCAAGACACCTATCCCCGGCTGGGGAGCTGATCTGTGTTCCCCAAGGCCAGGGCTGAGGGAAAGGTCCCTGGGCTCTGAGGCTCCTACTGGAATTTGGCAATGACCAGCTCTTCGTGGAGGAGAAGGTGTCTCTCGCTCCTCTTGCAGCCTCAGGCCAGCCACACATCCGTGCTCAGcaccagggcagtgctgctcGGCCAAGaccctgcttcctcctggcactgctccctgccagcacagctccatccTGCTGTCACGGGTGGCTGTTGGCTCCAAGTGAGCAATGTTCCAACCCCAAAAGAAAGTGTAAATGGCCCTGGGAGGGCTCTGGCCCGGGGGTTCTCTCCAGCATGGCCGTGTCTTTCTTGCTCTATAGAACCCAGAGCAGGATACAGCCCAAGGGAAGGACTACgtccctcaacctgctggcagtGGCCCTTGCCTTAGGCTTCACCACTGGTTCCTGGCCACCAACTAGACTTGGTGCCACTGATTACCCTGCTCCGGGCGCAGCCGCTCAACCACTTTTCTGTCTGCTGCACTGCTCATCAGTCCATGtagtgtttgctttcttccagtcctcaggCACATCTCCCTGTTGAAGTGGCCTCACATGGCCATCTGCCAGCACACTCAGCACTGGAGGGTGCACCCCATCAGGGAGACCTATGCATCTCCATTTTGCTTAACTGTTCTCAAATCTCATCCTCTGCCACCTGATCCTTCCAAATCTCCTTGCACTAAGGGTACACCTTCTTTGTTCCAGCTATTTGCACATGTCTTTGGGGCCTGTCTGGAGGCTTGTCTTGCTAGCACTATCATGCTTCAGGAGGACAGCCTGAAGTGCTGCTGCGGCCTTGTAAAGTTCAAGAGAGTtttaagagggagaaaaatatgtGACTGAATGATCTTGTAGCCGTGGGGAACTGGCATCACAACAGTTTTCACTGCCTTGTCCTGTGTTTGGTCCTGCCTTACAGTGCTCAACAGCAATGGTCTTCACTTCTCTGTCAGCAGTACTTTATGGGGAAGCAACGGCTGGGGTTTTCAATCAGCAGTAATGAGGTGTTGCCACCTGCTTAGCAAAGAGGTGCATTGGCCAGGGGTGTGTGTGGCTTTCCCTGGATTCCCCATGCTTGTGCCTGGAGCATTCGCAGCCAATCCAACCTTATGCCTGCAGGTCTCCCTGGGCCACTGAGATGAGGATTACAAGTGCACTTTTTCCAAGATGGGAAGGCCACCTTGATAGGGGACAGGGAGAAAGAGGATAAACAGCAGtcagtaataatttaaaatgtacataGAAAGACTTTTTGATATGGAGATACTTATGGGCAAAAGCCCTTTAGGAGTCTTCTTCCACATCCACTGGTAGATGTGATGCAGGTATAACGCATCATGGACATGAGTCTCCGTCTTTAAAATCATGAGGTTTGACTGAAAATCAtaagttttttaaatatatgtattcatCTGTCCTTTTCATTTGCTGATAGATTTCAGTTGTTAGGAAAGTAGCCAAATTCTCAAATTTCTAGAAACtgcctcttaaaaaaaaaaatacacctgaATAAAATCCATGTACTTGTGAAATAACAAAGACCTCGAAACTGAAAGACAAATGAACCAACATTATGAGATTGATGATAAATTGTTGAGATATGATAATACCAAAGAAGTCCCAAATAAGACACAGCCTCTAATGCATTTGGACATTGAATCTCTGTAGAAAGGACTGGAAGAGCTGAAAGATCCTGAAAGCAAACAGCCTTCAACCAGCAAGTACTGCCTTATCTGACATGCCTTTATGTACATGCCCTTGGTTCCTAGTGCAGATTCCAGTAAACAATCTGCAAGACAAGTATTTCTGATACGCATGTGCTGTGCACTGgccatgcagcagctctgtgtgcaaCCGAATGACTCACTCACCAGGATCATCTCCTTTAACACCAGTTTAGACAATCTGTGTTACTGAGAGCCCCAGAAAACTGACTTCTCCACTGGATTCATACACAGCCAGAGCGTGAACCCTTAAAGGCAAGACTCAGACAAGAATAATTCAGGGAGCAACAAGAAGCAAAGAAGCCACATGAAATAAACATCAAAAGGGTAGTGCTGCTCCTGGTCCTGGATTCCCTTCTCCATCTACAAAGAAGTGGCAGCACTGGCCTGCGAAAGCGCACAAGTGTGCTGAACACTCTCCCCACACTGTCTGTACCGGTAACTGCTGTCTGTTGTTCCCACAGACGAGTGTGGAGGCAGGTTTATGACCATTTCCACAGGTACATGGCACCCCACACTTCAGACTCGGTATGCAACACCAGGGCGATCTGTCCTTGGGACACTCTGAAGCCACATGGCAAGACAGCAAGTACACCACCTCCTGCTCCGCTGTGCGGCCCCTTGTGACATGTCCTCTGCCAAGCCTTGCCAGGGGCACCCGCCCAGGGCAAATCTGTGCAAGGTTGGGTTTGGTCTCCCAGACCTCTGCCTGAGGACCTGCAGTGGCAATGCAAAGATCATAAATAACCACACAACCCAAATAATTGTTCAGCAGGACCGCAGTTTTACTGCTGTAATTCTGAAAAGGATAAATTCCTCCAAACTATCATACATGTGGCTCCAACCACTGAATTAAACTTATTCCCAGACTTTCTCCTTTACTGTATTACTCAGCTTTTTCCGACTCTCACAAAACCCAGGACTTAGGTGCCTTGCTACCCAGAAACCAAAGGAAGCTTCCACGAAACCAGCAAACACCTCCCATCTTCTCACCAACGtcattagaaaagcaaaacaaaccagagaGGTTGTACAAGTCAGCCTATAAACCCAGGCGTGAGGAGGCTAGTGTCAGTGGTAATGGGGCAAGAAAGGCAGGGTAATTACACCACACCAAAATTGCGATCATGCTGCATTCCTTTCTGGTGAAGGCCGGCGAAGAATTAGATACaccttttaaaatcatcaaAGGGAGTGGCTGCAAGATACAAGGTGATGGGATTAAGATGAAGTTCTGGGTATGCCAGTTCTTAGCAATGGCTTTGGTGGCTGGGCTGGGCATGTCATTAACTGCTCCCAAATGGTGTTCACACCATGCCACTTTTTAATCTAGATACCATTCTCAGTATTTCCAGAGTCCCAGGCTCCCACTGAGCAAACAGCTGTATAAACCCAGAAACGGAAAGACAAAACCTATCCACAAGGTTTGTTGTACTTGGTCAACCACTCAAGTTCAGTAACTTGTACCTCAGCGTTGTTTCAGTGCAGCACAAATATAtatcatagaattgtagaacggtttgggttggaagggatcttaaagctcatccagttccaaccctctgccacaggcagggacaccttccactagagcaggttgctccaagcccctgtgtccaacctggccttgaacactgccagggatggggcagccacagcttctctgtcaGTAGCTCCAGCTACTATCACAAGGTCTGCAAGCTCAGGCCCACAAGCACAAAACTTCAAGAGCTTTTGTGTCGAGAAGGCTGGTACAAACACCAAACAGGGCCTTTTTGTGCAGATGATTTAACAAGGACTGCATGGGTGAGGGAACAGACTTGCCTCAGACCTCTCCCTTTTTCAGAAGAACAAGCACAGGAGCTCAGATGGTAGCACTCGCCCTACAGCCCTTTGCAGAGGGGAACCTGCTGTGAAGCTGGGTCTCGAGGAAGCTGCTCTGTGGGTCAGAGGCACAGTGCTGCCCACAAACGCAACCCTGCTCCTCAGACCACCGGGCAGTGCAGAGTCCTCTTCTGCTGGAGAATGCCTCCCTAGGAGAAACCACAGGCGCAGCCATCACACAGGCAGTACAGCATCACACAGGGGCaaagctcctgctctgcctgcctcaCTTTGTTTGTAATACAAATGGAATTTTTCAATGTCCTCCCAGGCTTTTATGGAGCAATAGGAGAACTTGGCATAGAAACAGAAAGGCACCACCAGTGCCTTAAAAACATGGGAATGTCCTCCTCATTCATACTGCAGGTTGATCCAGTCAATCTTTCTGAGGCCAACAAAACAAATGTGCCATTTGTGccagttttcagaaaacatgccaaaaaagacaaacacaaggCAAAGCACTGAGCCAAATGGCCAAGTCTTGCTCCCcaattattctgaaattaaaaacttcaatTAAAACCAGCCACAAAACACAGACATAATGATGAGCTCTCTCCTCACAAGAATTCATCTTTTGGCACAAACAACTGGCTGGCCTGATTTTATGTCCAATAAATTTAATCTTACACAATAAAGTGTACAGCAGAGGGAAAGATGAGGTGTTTTGAAAGGAGCTCCCTGGGCATCATGTAACGCTTTACCactaaataaaaatcaaaagcttAGGgcaatttctgttctttctcagGCCAACAGAGAAAATAAGCATAATGCAGCTGGCATCAGCACTGGTGACATGGGCAGCACACGGGAGCTGACAAAACCATCAACTCCACTTCATCTCTGTGGTGAACTTGTGAACAGACTCAACTCACCACTCAAAACCCAACTGTTCCAATGTGAGGTGAGATGGGTTTGTGTTACTGCACTGTTTACAAACTCCTGGCAGTATTTGAGGAAGGTGCTTTTCCATGTGACAGTGGCTAAAACTCAATATTTTGGCATGAAGGAAACAGTCCAGTGGCTTTCCCATAGCGAGACCTGGGCCGCAGGGATGCCTGCTGCCTTTGTGCCCAGCTGTGCTGGTACAACCGAAGAAGCCACGGCTTCAGTACATGACTTCCAGCAGAGCTGTATGCACAAACATAAGCCTCTATGAGCCATCTCCAGCTGAGCATCCTGAGACAAAAACATCCCCAAATTAGTGGGCGCTACTGAAAAAGTAACCAAGCATCTAAACACTTGCACAATCTGTATTTACTCTTGATTTCTCAAATGGCATCACCCACTGATTGCAAGCGTTTCCCAACTGACACGTACAATCATATTGAAACCCTAAATATTGCAGTGACTTAGCTTCTTCCACTCCACTTTACCCAATTTAATTAATCCTCACAGCACCTCAGAGGAGGAAGGACAGCGCCATTCACCAACCCAGCCCAACGCGCAGTAAGAGGCATGAAAAGCCAAGCGCCCCGCACGAggtcctgcagaaagcaggcCAAGTCGCTGTGTCATGGTGCTAACGAGATGTCCATGCCACCAAATCCCAATGGTGAGGAAGCGAGAAGAAAGCCTTCCTCAATTTCAAACCCCCTTGACCCTGAACTCATCAACAGGATCATTAGAGCATGCTTGACGGGACAAGTCACTCCTGGTGTGGTGAGGGCGAGGGATGCCTGGCATTGCACAGCAGCCGCGAGCAGGGTTTACGGCCACTGCATGTAAATAAGGAGCTCCCGCTCTGTAACAAGCCATTGACAGCCGCCCGACTTATGCAATTACCGTGGCTCATTAGGAGCCTGGCGGGGAGGGTTTcaaaggagctgctgcctgacTTGGCCAAGAGGCTGCCATAGGCCCAGCATCCACCCGCTGTGACCAGCCGTGCCACCGGCCGGCAGGACGTGTGTCCCCACACCAAAGACCCCCCGAGGGTCTGCACCAGGAAGCGCAGTGATGGAGCCGCCTCATCGCTTCTGGAGAAGGggagttagaatcatagaatcacagactggtttgggttgaagggaccttaagatcaaccagctccaaccccctgccacaggcagggacaccttccactagagcaggttgctccaagcccctgtgtccaacctggccgtgaacactgccagggatggggcattcacctCGTTAGTTAACCCCCGGCCTCTTCTGTCCCAGCTCAGAAATAAAGGTTCACCCTGACACACCCGGCACAGGGCTCTTGAGGCCCCTCTCCAAGCACTCACCACCCGCAGGCCCCCGTGAGGGGTCCCCGGGCCCCCGCCAGCCCCGAGGCCGGCCGGGCCCTGCTAGGCCATACCCCGGGCCCACCACCACCGGGGCTGGGGTCTGCCCGCTCCGTGCCGTGCCCCCCGGCCCCTCCAGCCGGGCCCCGCCGCAGGGCAGGCTGCGGAGCTGAGGAAGCGGCAGCAGCCCCCGCCCTGCCCGGCTCAGCTCGGCTCCCCCCCGGGCCAGGGGCTGGGCTCCCCGCCGGGCGAGGCAGAGCCGGccacctcccctcctccttctcctcctcctcgttttcctcctcctcctcctcctcctcctcctcctcgcctTCCTACTTCTGCACCGGCTCCGCTCCGGCTCGGCCGCTGCCCCTCAGCCGCCGCGGGTGCCGCACCGCCGCCTCCCTCCCCggcctccttccctccctgcccccgCCCCCGCCGGTCCCCCTCCGCCCCGGCCCCAGCGCCGCCGCTTCCACAAGATGGCGGGGACCGTGGCCGAGCGGGACGCGCTGGTGAGTGCCGCTCTGCCCCGCCGCGGGGCTCCGGGACGGGGCTGGGGGGGATCGGGAGCGGAAGGGCAGGGCAGCGCAGGGCCCCCTCGGTGGGCACCCGCAGGGCGGCGGCGGGAAGGGCTCCGCATGCCCGTGCTTCAGCACTCTCCTTTTTACCTGCAGAAAATAGAGGACGGGCATTTAAACAACTCCCTGGGATCCCCGGTGCAAGCTGATGTGTACTTCCCTCGCCTGGTAAAGCACCTTTATTTTCGGGGGGTTATATGgggttttgtgtgggttttttaaccCCTTTACTCCGCTGCACAACGGCGGCCGCTGCTGATGCCGAGTTGACCCTTCCCACTGTCCTTTCCAGATCGTCCCCTTCTGTGGGCACATCAAAGGAGGAATGAGGCCGGGAAAGAAGATCTTAGTTATGGGCATAGTGGACCTCAACCCCGAGAGGTAAACACCCGGGCAGGGCTGCTGGGCCCGGGGAGGGGGCGAGGCGGGGAGCCCACATGCaggcacacaaacacacacacatacacacggATCCCTCCTTTCTGGAAAGGgattatttttatcactttaaaTATAGCATGCTGATTTCTCCTTTGACCCATAGAGGGGGCATTTCTTTAAGGGATCCTGTTTCCCTACATTTCCCTTGGGAGTAAAGGAGCATATAGAgcatatatatgtgcatatatatatatacatgtatatgcacagtgcacatgcacacacatatatatatgctatAAAACCATGTTCTTGTCCCTGCTGAGCTTTTGGAGCGTTCCCTGAATGAGCTGCCACCCCATCCTGTGCCGTTACACTGGTTTTAATAAGCTGAGAAATGAGACTGGCGGCATTTGGGGCTTATTTCCTTGCTTCTGGCTGAATGAGAGCTGATCTGTTTGTATTGCAGCTTTGGCATCAGTCTGACTTGCGGGGAGTCGGAAGATCCTCCTGCGGATGTAGCCATTGAACTGAAAGCTGTGTTTACAGACAGACAGTTTGTCAGAAACTCTTGCGTAGCCGGAGAATGGGGAGAAGAGCAATCATCTATTCCTTACTTTCCTTTTATACCGGACCAGCCTTTTAGGGTGAGTACAGGATGACAGCGGCATGCACCATATCTGATCAAGTGCAATTTGATCAGAGTCGCGGCAGAACGTGACTTGCCTCTGGTGAAATCACAGTGTAGCTCACACCTTCTCCAGTTGAGACACCGGTTGCAGGGTAGTTTGTATCGATCAGAAGTTGTACAGAGGGCCCgctgctgtgtgcagctgcaggcagtTCAGATGGGGCTATGAACACCTCACCAGGGTGCTATGACAAGTCGCGGGTTGTAATTGTGTGTGATGGAGTGCACTTCCTGAGCTTAGTTTTATAGCTGTGAATTAAAAAGTCCCTCTATATTATTAGTCCATTACAAGTTATTAGTGGAGTATGTAAATACTCCGTGAGACTGCTGTATGTTTTGATGGTTTTCTTAATGGACAGTGTTTGCAGTTTAGTGCAGCTAATAAGGAGCTTGTTCATCCTTTGTCTCCAGGGGTGTTACGCTGAGGTTGACCGTAGCCCTTCGTGTTAGCAGATTAAACAGCTAAGCAATAGTGGTGTTCTTTTCTGAACCCTGGGATTAAATCTCCTGACAAATTTAAGCCTGTAGCCACTTGAGAACAGCATACATGGAAACACTGGTGCTGTGGATGGACTGGGTTGACCTAGAAGCAGATTCCCATCTGTAGTGTTTATGGTTATGTGAAGATGTTTTTGCAAATCAAGACTTACAAAGTATGCAGCTGCAGAGGGCCGCTTCTCTCTCAGCGGCTTCactacactgaagaaaaaaggctgCATGCCCTCTGCATGCGGCTGACCCAGAAAaaccctcttcctcctccccacccctcttGCAAAACCTCACTGGCCCCTCTGCTAAATGCCAGTGCTCTGACCAGCTGCCAAACCCTCTTAATCCTTCTTACCCCCAAGATAAtctcccccagccccaaaaACTAACCATCTCCCGAAGATGAGAGGGTGCCTATGACTGGTTTTGCCACAAATTGGTTGCGCTCTACTTGCTTCTACAAACTCTCCCATCAGAACTGGCAACACCCTTCGGTGAGTGTGGGAAACGCACTTGAAAGAGCTTGGAGGCTTGGTCCTGCTCGGCCTGAGAGGGTTATCCCACCCTGCTGCAGTGGGTGGTGGCTGGGCCCTCAGACAAGCCAGACAAATTACCCAGAGCATGGGTTTTGGGTGTCCCCAAAACTAGTGACAGCTGACACTGGAGGACAGCAATATTGCACTTTGGCATGAGATACTATAACAAAGAAGttgctcttttttatttcctccttttttcccaaCTGCATAAATGGAATTTAGGCTCCCAATTGACTTTGTACCTTTGATGGTTTTCCTCTCAGTGACTAAATGAGACGATTAAGTGTTCTTGCCAATTACTTGTGATCTAGTCCAATTATCGTTCTGGCGTGGCCCAGGGTGATCTGGAAAAACGGATCAGAAGCAGTGTTGAGGCTAACCATATCTTTTACATAACAAGGCCTAAGGCGGGATGTGCCTGCTGCAGTGACACAGGAGataggcagcagcacaggcGCTTCCCTGTTACGTGGTGTGCTACCAGGTCCCCAGGAGTTTAAGCTCTCCTGCACTGTCTGCTGCCACTTCCCCCAGTGCAACGTGCTCTAAGTCAGTTGGGCTTTGGCTCAGGCAGTTTGTCACTGCCCTGTTCCCATTTTTATACGCCGTAATAGCAGCAGAGTCAAGTGCCTGGAAGCAGCACTTCACTCCAGGCTACTGGCCTCTCGAAATGACCCAGGACTTACATGTGGTTTCactgcagattttcttcttaacCTGTCTGGACCTGGAGGTCTCCCAGGGCCTGTAGAAGTGCACGTTCTGCGCCCTCATATGCCTGCTTCCTGCTGGGGCAGCTTCAGCAAAGCTTAACTACAGGGCACCCTCTCAAGCCACCCCTAACATCAGGAATCTCCCAACCTGTCCAAGCTTGTTCAGCTCCAGGCGTTGTTGCTTTTCCAGAGCATTTCTGCAGGGCTCTAGGGAGGAGGGACAAGCTGTGTCCCTCCCTGATCCTGTTTGTGCCTCATGTGAGCTGTCTAGCTAAATTCAAGCCATCCGTCATCACTGCAGCTCCAATATGGAGCCTAGTCCAACAGGGAGCCCTGGGCTGACTGCAGCCACAATAGTGAAAGCTTTTTAgtttcacagcagctctgtgagtGTGTGTTGGAGGGGAGGGCAAAGCTATCCCCATTCTCGTGTTCACTCCCTTCTGGTAAATTAATGTAAGTGTGGAAAGCATTGTAGAGGGAACTCCCCCTCattccacagcagaaaacattcTGTAGCAAGGAATGCAAGATTTGGATTGGAGATGCAATTTCTTCCCCCTATAATATGCAGTTTGAGTCTGTTTCTGGCATTATTCTAAGAGGCAAAACCTCCCCAATGCCagttagacattaggaagaaattcttccctgtgagggtgctgaggcgctggcacaggttgcccagagctgtggctgccccatccctggcagtgttcaaggccagactggacggggcttggagcaacctgctctagtggaaggtgtccctgcccatggcagggggttggaactggatgagctttaaggtccctttccacacacacagttctgtgattctgtgattctgatgtCCGTGTGAAGTAAGAGCAGATCCATCATAGCGTAACTGGTGTCATGGGGACAAACTGGTCTCAGCCCTGGCTGTTACGTGGCACATAGTTATCAAAATGTGTAATTGCACCAACACTACTTCAAGGCTAACAGAGGGCTCTTTGTCTTCTGTGAAATAATGTCCCAGT
Protein-coding regions in this window:
- the LGALSL gene encoding galectin-related protein gives rise to the protein MAGTVAERDALKIEDGHLNNSLGSPVQADVYFPRLIVPFCGHIKGGMRPGKKILVMGIVDLNPESFGISLTCGESEDPPADVAIELKAVFTDRQFVRNSCVAGEWGEEQSSIPYFPFIPDQPFRVEILCEHPRFRIFVDGHQLFDFYHRIETLSAIDTIKINGDLQLTKLG